One stretch of Juglans microcarpa x Juglans regia isolate MS1-56 chromosome 3D, Jm3101_v1.0, whole genome shotgun sequence DNA includes these proteins:
- the LOC121255993 gene encoding pyruvate kinase isozyme A, chloroplastic-like, with protein MAVVRDLSPMRGTIITKIPCLESKNWVFGTPFFGSGFCCNGGKMKGKVGIGVRAMVRVSGEESEGLRDFKGLRGVLGFDVVSEGELREKGFMGMRKTKLVCTIGPACCSLEDLEKLALGGMNVARLNMCHNAREWHRDVIRKIKSLNEEKGFCVSVMIDTEGSQIHVVDHGAPSSVKAEDGSIWLFTAQKFEGSRSFTVQANYEGFSEGIEVGDELIIDGGMAGFEVIEKIGSDLRCKCTDPGLFLPGAKLSFWRDEKLVGRNYGLHTLSTKDWADIEFGVSEGVDFIAMSFVNDSGSVRHLKNYLSTKSSASTKVVAKIESLESLQKLEEIIEASDGIMVARGDLGVEIPLEQIPIVQEEIVHLCRQLNKPVIVASQLLGSMVEYPTPTRAEVADVSEAVRQYADALMLSGESAIGLYGQKALSVLQMTSNRMESWGRVENQQSRLHQYQLGVSLPDQIAEQICQCAAEMANKLGVDAIFVYTKHGHMASLLSRNRPNPPIFAFTNDDSTHMALNLQWGVIPLLVDLSTDMEANISETIDLIKSGGMLKERDAVLVVSDVPPTPATPMAFQSIQVKTIT; from the exons ATGGCGGTCGTCCGGGATTTAAGTCCTATGCGTGGTACTATTATAACGAAAATCCCTTGTTTGGAATCAAAGAATTGGGTCTTTGGAACCCCCTTTTTTGGTAGTGGGTTTTGTTGCAATGGAGGGAAGATGAAGGGAAAGGTTGGGATTGGAGTAAGAGCAATGGTGCGAGTGAGTGGGGAGGAATCCGAAGGTTTGCGGGATTTCAAGGGTTTAAGGGGAGTTTTGGGGTTTGATGTGGTTTCGGAGGGGGAGTTGAGGGAGAAGGGATTTATGGGAATGAGGAAGACGAAGCTCGTGTGCACAATCGGACCGGCGTGTTGCTCTTTGGAGGATTTGGAGAAGTTGGCATTGGGAGGGATGAATGTGGCAAGGCTTAATATGTGTCATAATGCGAGGGAGTGGCACCGAGATGTGATTAGGAAGATTAAGAGCTTAAATGAGGAAAAAGGATTTTGTGTTTCGGTTATGATTGATACTGAAGGTAGTCAGATTCATGTGGTGGATCATGGAGCTCCTTCCTCTGTCAAAGCAGAG GATGGTTCAATCTGGCTGTTTACAGCACAAAAGTTTGAGGGTTCGCGTTCATTCACTGTTCAAGCTAACTATGAAGGTTTTTCTGAAG GTATCGAGGTGGGAGATGAACTTATTATTGATGGTGGAATGGCAGGGTTTGAAGTAATAGAAAAGATTGGGAGTGATTTACGTTGTAAGTGCACTGACCCTGGTTTATTCCTACCTGGAGCCAAATTGAGCTTTTGGAGAGATGAGAAGCTAGTGGGGAGGAATTATGGGCTTCATACTCTATCAACTAAG GATTGGGCTGACATTGAATTTGGAGTTTCTGAAGGTGTCGATTTCATTGCCATGTCATTTGTAAATGATTCTGGTTCTGTCAGACATCTTAAGAACTACCTCTCCACCAAATCATCTGC ATCCACGAAGGTAGTGGCAAAGATAGAGAGCTTGGAGTCTCTACAGAAATTGGAAGAAATAATAGAGGCCTCAGATGGAATCATGGTGGCTCGGGGTGACCTTGGAGTTGAGATTCCACTTGAACAGATTCCTATCGTGCAAGAAGAAATAGTTCATCTTTGCAGGCAACTAAACAAGCCAGTAATTGTAGCTTCTCAACTTCTCGGGTCCATGGTTGAATATCCCACCCCAACACGCGCTGAG GTTGCAGATGTTTCTGAAGCAGTTAGGCAGTATGCTGATGCACTGATGTTGTCCGGTGAGTCAGCTATTGGTTTATATGGACAGAAGGCTCTTTCTGTCCTGCAGATGACCAGCAATCGAATGGAATCATGGGGTCGTGTGGAAAATCAACAAAGTCGTCTCCATCAGTATCAACTTGGAGTATCATTGCCTGATCAAATTGCTGAGCAGATATGCCAATGTGCTGCAGAAATGG CTAACAAACTTGGTGTGGATGCAATCTTTGTGTACACGAAGCATGGACACATGGCATCACTCCTGTCACGCAACCGTCCAAACCCTCCCATATTTGCATTCACGAATGATGATAGCACCCATATGGCTCTGAATCTGCAGTGGGGAGTAATTCCGCTCCTTGTTGATTTATCGACTGACATGGAAGCTAACATCTCAGAAACCATTGATCTAATAAAATCAGGAGGGATGCTGAAAGAGAGAGATGCTGTTTTGGTGGTCTCAGACGTCCCTCCAACCCCTGCAACCCCAATGGCTTTCCAATCAATCCAGGTCAAGACCATCACTTAA
- the LOC121254848 gene encoding uncharacterized protein LOC121254848 — protein sequence MASLQILKSAFTPVSIPLPNFPGKWSSESDSRNRFLRFGWCRSSRYYTTKSLRVCCEARDSDNQSNGEEPPESLFMKELRKRGMTPTSLLEETKRSNYGLDNETNLKEEDRGFSNRNAVSTELEKSLSNQRERSMALNSEGLEGLIPRAKLLLTIGGTFFFGFWPLILITVTLFLALYFYFGPTFVHDAGKTPISPPQYIDPYALLEEERISQIAPRVN from the exons ATGGCCTCTCTACAGATTTTGAAATCCGCTTTCACTCCGGTTTCAATTCCCCTGCCAAACTTCCCAGGAAAATGGAGCTCGGAATCGGATTCCAGGAATAGGTTTCTGAGGTTTGGTTGGTGTAGGAGCTCCAGGTACTATACGACCAAAAGTCTTAGGGTCTGTTGTGAAGCTCGAGACAGCGACAACCAAAGCAACG GTGAAGAACCCCCTGAGTCATTATTTATGAAGGAACTGAGGAAGAGGGGCATGACTCCAACTTCATTGCttgaagaaacaaaaaggaGCAACTATGGACTCGATAACGAAACAAATTTGAAGGAAGAAGATAGAGGATTCTCAAATAGAAATGCAGTCTCAACTGAGCTTGAGAAAAGCCTATCTAATCAAAGAGAGCGCTCCATGGCGTTGAACAGTGAAGGACTTGAG GGGTTAATTCCTCGGGCTAAACTTTTGTTAACAATTGGAGGGACCTTCTTCTTTGGATTTTGGCCGTTGATCCTTATAACTGTTACATTATTTTTGGCTCTCTACTtt TACTTTGGACCAACTTTTGTCCATGATGCAGGCAAGACACCTATCTCGCCACCCCAATATATCGATCCATATGCACTTCTAGAAGAAGAAAGGATTTCACAGATTGCCCCACGTGTAAATTAA
- the LOC121254846 gene encoding amino acid permease 6-like codes for MEITQRNLSFAVESGHATSKFDDDGRVKRTGTVASASAHIITAVIGSGVLSLAWAMAQLGWIAGIAAMLIFSLITLFTSSLLADSYRSPDPVTGRRNYSYIEAVKNNLGGIKYKLCGVAQYTNLVGITIGYTITSAISMAAVKRSHCLHKNGHDAGCHTSNNPYMIIFGVIQIVISQIPNFQDLAGLSYVAAVMSFSYAFIGIGLSIARIADGKAGKTSIIGVSAGVDVTISQKVWNCLQAIGNIAFAYSYSNVLIDIQDTLKSSPPENLVMKRAAAIGVLVTTSFYFLCGILGYAAFGNQAPGNFLTGFGFYEPYWLIDIANICIIIHLVGAYQVFSQPLHQNAEKWFISRCGTGHFIVQEHQIVIPLVGIYNVSFLRLIWRTTYVICTSAIAMMFPVFNSVLGLLGAAAFWPMTVYLPIEMHISQAKIRSFSLPWIWLKILCWACLIVSIVAGAACIQGIISELKHYQPFKSVS; via the exons ATGGAGATCACGCAGAGGAATTTAAGCTTTGCTGTGGAATCAGGGCACGCGACCTCTAAGTTTGATGATGATGGCCGCGTAAAACGAACtg GAACCGTGGCGAGTGCAAGTGCACATATCATAACAGCCGTTATTGGGTCTGGAGTACTGTCTCTGGCATGGGCGATGGCTCAGCTGGGTTGGATCGCGGGGATTGCTGCTAtgcttattttctctctcatcactctgtTTACTTCTAGTCTACTTGCGGACAGTTATAGGTCTCCTGACCCTGTTACTGGGAGAAGAAACTACAGTTACATTGAGGCTGTAAAGAATAACTTAG gAGGAATTAAGTACAAGCTTTGTGGGGTAGCTCAATATACGAATCTTGTAGGAATAACTATTGGATACACCATCACTTCTGCTATTAGCATGGC GGCCGTCAAAAGATCGCACTGCCTTCACAAGAATGGCCATGACGCAGGATGTCACACATCAAACAATCCCTACATGATCATTTTTGGGGTCATTCAGATTGTTATAAGCCAAATACCTAATTTTCAAGACCTTGCAGGGCTCTCCTACGTCGCAGCTGTAATGTCTTTCTCCTACGCTTTCATAGGCATCGGTCTCTCGATAGCACGAATAGCAG ATGGGAAAGCTGGGAAGACAAGCATCATAGGTGTAAGTGCAGGAGTAGATGTGACAATTTCACAGAAGGTGTGGAACTGTTTACAGGCCATTGGAAACATTGCCTTTGCCTATTCGTACTCGAACGTCCTCATTGATATACAG GATACACTAAAATCAAGCCCACCAGAAAACCTGGTGATGAAGAGAGCTGCCGCCATTGGAGTGTTAGTTACCACTAGCTTTTACTTCCTGTGTGGAATTCTGGGCTATGCAGCATTTGGAAACCAAGCGCCTGGCAATTTTTTAACAGGATTTGGTTTTTATGAACCTTATTGGCTTATTGACATTGCTAACATTTGCATTATCATCCATCTTGTGGGAGCTTACCAg GTTTTCAGCCAGCCATTACACCAAAATGCGGAAAAGTGGTTTATCAGCAGGTGTGGAACAGGTCATTTCATAGTACAAGAACATCAGATCGTCATTCCGTTGGTGGGTATTTACAACGTGAGTTTCCTCCGGTTGATCTGGAGAACAACGTATGTGATATGTACGTCTGCGATCGCGATGATGTTTCCAGTCTTCAACAGTGTTTTGGGATTGCTTGGAGCCGCTGCATTCTGGCCAATGACTGTATATCTACCAATAGAGATGCACATTTCCCAGGCTAAAATTCGCAGTTTCTCTCTTCCCTGGATTTGGCTAAAGATATTGTGCTGGGCTTGCTTGATTGTATCAATCGTTGCTGGTGCCGCATGCATTCAAGGCATTATTTCGGAGCTTAAACACTACCAGCCTTTCAAGTCTGTTTCTTAA